A genomic region of Cyprinus carpio isolate SPL01 chromosome B13, ASM1834038v1, whole genome shotgun sequence contains the following coding sequences:
- the LOC109081148 gene encoding transcription factor LBX1-like, which translates to MTSKEDAKGASVEDRRRSPLDHLPPPANSNKPLTPFSIEDILNKPSVKRSYTICGTAHLLSSGEKHSSTGHPLSNRALLSQTSPLCALEELASKTFKGLEVSVLQAAEGRDGMTLFGQRNTPKKRRKSRTAFTNHQIYELEKRFLYQKYLSPADRDQIAQQLGLTNAQVITWFQNRRAKLKRDLEEMKADVESAKSVGSVPLEKIAKLAELEKSVSGTLGESVVKSPSRSNHEHEGNKLYMSPSSPFTDHTTSKECSEDEDEEIDVDD; encoded by the exons ATGACCTCCAAAGAAGACGCAAAAGGCGCCTCGGTTGAGGATCGAAGGCGCAGTCCGTTGGACCATCTTCCTCCACCTGCTAACTCAAACAAGCCCCTCACTCCGTTCAGCATAGAGGATATTTTAAACAAACCTTCTGTCAAACGAAGTTACACCATTTGCGGCACGGCGCACCTGCTTTCTTCCGGTGAGAAGCACTCATCCACGGGCCATCCCCTCTCCAACCGCGCGCTGCTCTCCCAGACATCTCCACTGTGCGCCCTGGAGGAACTCGCCAGCAAAACCTTCAAGGGACTGGAAGTCAGTGTTCTACAAGCGGCAGAAG gaaGAGACGGCATGACACTCTTCGGTCAGAGGAATACCCCTAAAAAGCGGAGAAAGTCAAGAACAGCCTTTACCAATCACCAAATTTACGAACTGGAGAAAAGATTTCTCTATCAGAAATATCTGTCTCCTGCTGATCGGGATCAGATCGCTCAGCAGCTCGGGCTCACGAATGCTCAAGTCATCACCTGGTTCCAGAACCGTCGAGCCAAGCTCAAAAGAGACCTGGAGGAGATGAAAGCGGACGTGGAGTCGGCCAAATCAGTAGGCTCTGTACCTTTGGAGAAAATCGCCAAACTGGCAGAGCTAGAGAAAAGCGTCAGTGGCACTCTCGGAGAATCAGTGGTCAAGTCTCCATCACGATCTAACCACGAGCACGAGGGCAACAAACTCTACATGTCACCATCATCACCGTTTACAGACCACACAACAAGCAAAGAGTGCTCagaggatgaagacgaggaaatTGATGTCGATGACTGA